A segment of the Carya illinoinensis cultivar Pawnee chromosome 1, C.illinoinensisPawnee_v1, whole genome shotgun sequence genome:
ATTGTAAATGCTCATTATCGTTGGTCATAAAGATCGCAGATAGGCCAGAGGGTGAATAGATGTTCTTTGCCGGCCAATCTTCTTAACCAACATAAAAATTCATTCAACATAACATACCAAGAAGCCACAGTTaatcaacaaaaaaatataaatactagAAGCCAGTAATGAAATTAAACCGAAGAACATGCATGAGATTTTTGTCGAGCAGAAGCAGATTAATCTTTAGGGAACTACACACTTATAAAGCAGGCCGGGCAGtgtgaacatatatatatatatatgcagaggGGAGAGATCATTCTCCTTCGATTATATATAGCCACCAAAATTTCCCAAGGAATAGATAAAAACCATTATGGATTGGCGACAATgttctttgtttctttattttttttaatgattatattatatataagaggTCACGATCAAAGAAACCATCAATGCATATACATAAATAATGATCGTCGTAGCTAGCTAGGTTGAAATTCTTCCAAGAATGGGAAAGATTTTGGCTCCATCTGATGGAAAAAGAGGAATTTCATGGAAGGAAAGCTACATCCCTTGTCTCGTTCACTGAACCTCGCTAACTATATCCATTGTATTGATATTGCTTCAAAATATGACtattcttgtttgttttttacaGTTCTAAAGAATTTAATTGTGTTTAATACTTTCCCTCCAACGAGTCATTGCTTCTTTCCAAGTTCACTTGATTCTGATTTGATGGCTTATTTAAGGGCGAAAATGTTTCTTTTTTCCAGATTCATAATTACTAGTCATCAGCCCTAAAATCTCTTGAATTGAACAAATTGAGACTTTTATATGATGAGTTCGGGATGCGGGTATCCAGTGTCCACATCCCCAACCCGCATCCGTAACTTGATGCTGGCAGGTATAATATTAGTCTTATCTGACCAGGTCCGATCCCGGCCAACAACCACTGTGATTGACCCGGATGTCCAAGTTCTGGATTGAACCCAAATAAATCCCACTCCAGATGCACACCTTTAAATATAAGGGAATAATTACCTGCCTATCATgtattaattttctaatatttctGTCATAAAAACTTTTATATCTCAacaaacattaaaatttaaaattaacgaAAGATTACAAATGGTTTAAAATACAATAGCTATGAAGTGAATAATGTAAGAGAGtatataagaaattaagaatCAATAGGTTTTTGTTTTTACAAGAAACATAACTTCCATTGAAAACTCATGAATAGGTTGATTTTTTTCCAATACCTACAAACGATAGTGATAACTCTTCAATAGGTTGATgttttttgaaattaataaaGCGATAGAAGAGTGTGATGTTCAGATGGCCAAAGAAACAAAGAATGAAAAATCAATGACCACACAGAATGCATGTTTCTAGTACTGAAGCtggtgcatgcatgcagcttgtGTTGAAAAAGATGCCACATTATTGTGTATCATGTTTTGGTGCTGGCATCATATGCTCAAGCTGTTCTAACCTTCTGTTTTAAGCTCTCTCTAGATTATTACACTACAACACATATGCATTTTTAACGCGAGCCCAACTCATGACAAATATATCAAAAACTGCAGTAAAATGTATTTTTCCACCGAATTCATCGTAGGTAAAACACGACTAAAAAATTGTCTCAGATGCCTTAGATTTCGCCTTAAATTATAGGTGTGCGGAGAATAAACCCCATGTTGCGACCAAATCTGTCGCAGCTTATGTGAACATGCATTCTTGGCAAAAGCATCTCCTAAACTTGCAAAAATGGTGGAAAAAGATTGTCCATTTCCTGCGTTAATTGGTGCCGTCGTATGAGCTTTTTATGACTTTTTTGCAGTTTTGGTTCTGTTGGCAAAAATGTTTTTCTACGAATTGAACTTTTACCCTActacatcatcatcattatcacTTCCATCACTCAAACACTAAACCTTCATCAACCTAGGGACCCTCCATTCTCACGCTTTAAGGCCAAACAAGTTGGTTAGGCACAATCGGCCATCACCACAACAAGGCAAGCTCGTGGATCTTAATGTTTAGGGACTACACCGAGGTCCCTAACAGGATCGTGAAGGTGTTGGGTGCTATAGGGTGTTGGTGAAAGGCCGCAAGTACCAATACAATgcctggttctcattctttcataCATTTAAAGCGCAAAAACCATAAGGGCTCACATGGTACTCCGATGCATAGTTTGGACGTGGGGGTTGACGATTGAACATGGGGCTTTAGTTTTGATCATCTGAATGTAGAGGAAGGGGGGGCAACCCTAGTTTTTTAGGAGGAAACCATTTATTCCAACGTGTGGGGGTGCATATATAGCTGTTACTGAAAAACCATAGTGAGAAGGAAAATGTGCATGGCGTGGAGATGTGCATGACATGAGGTCTGATTCTTGGTTCTCAAGGGCTTGGGCTTTTTGGGCCCCTTTCAAAGTATTTAGGCACACATCTTGAGTAGTGTATGGAATTAATAAATGGGCTGGCCAGTTAGAGTAGTTCAAAAGTCTCTTCGGCTTTTCCATAAATTATCGATACTAATGGGCCTTGACTCAATAATACAACCTTTCTCAAAaatattttggcccaaaacaaaataaaaagattccACCTGatccataatatataatatcaaatgaTTTTAACTTAATTATCAGGCCCAATCAAAATACACAtcccacaaaaataaacttttaaacCCGTAGCCTAttccaaaaataaattgttaATCTCGAGTGggcttttcatatatataaatccaaaaacatTTTAGAATGCGAGTTTGGTGCTAGGCCCAGGTGTTATATCCTCCCCTCCTTAGAAAATTCCATCCTCAAAATTTGTTACATCCAAAGTAAAGCCTAAAATACTTATCCCTCATCATCCATGCTTATTCTAAACTTCGATTATTATgtcaaatttaatatttaaaaatcctAACTTTCCAAAATCTCTTGCACCAGATCTTAAATACCTACTAATCTTCTTGGCATACACATTCACGCACCTTGTGTTGATCTTCAGATACCTCAAATTCCAGTTCAGGCCTAATAATATAAACTTCAACAATGGACTTACAAGCCTAATAATATTTCccctcaaattttattttattttttttttcatactcgTTCTTTTCCATATACTAAACTAGATTGAAGCAAAACTACTTGtcaataatatattaactatCAATCCCACCATCTTGATTAGAGCCTATGTACTAAaattcacatatgataatcttAAACTAGCCATCCAACAAAATTACATTCTtgctaaaaaatttaaaccccATATTTTGTCATTTCATATATTAGAGTCCACCCAAATCTAAAGCCTTGTATTCGATCAAGCTAATGTACAGGTCTAAATTTGAACACTAAATTCTTATGTAATACCTCCAATCTCATACTAAATTCTTATGTAATACCTTGAATCTCATAGTCATATTATATACACGCCTTTACAAAGCAACTCAATCGCTTGGGGGATCAGTGCTGATCGACTATTTTCAATAGACACTGTTTTATTGATGATTGTCTATAGTTCTTTTAATCTCCTCTAGCTTGAGTGGCTCCCCACATATAAATCGTATGTTGTTATGGTCATCATGCCTAGATATAGGTTCACCCTCCCAgtcctttttttctttgaaaaaaaaaaactcaaattttcCCTATTAAACAATGAGTACtactttttatatatgtgaGTGCAATAAATACTAGGGTTGCAAGGCACTTTTGTTAATCTCAATTGATTTGGTTTAAATCAAAAGATCCACTAATTTAGTTACATTTTTAACTCTCAGGATCATAACAGAGTTCGATTTGGTAATCTTGGGACTAACTAATGTGAAAAGCCATATGAACGGAGGCTTGAAAATTCAACGTACACACGGGTTTCTAAAGTCTACATTGGAATTTCATGGGAAAAGAACGTACTTgaatagtttgtttttttcacttgaaacaaaaaacaaaaaacaagatCGAGCAAGGCAATATCTGAACATTTTCCTTGAGCTGGCTTTGACTGGAATTTCGTTGCTTTGCCTACAAGCTAGCTAGAATTAGAATAAGACAGGCCGATCGCGATCGGGGCTGTAATTTTCCTAGAAATAGTTAATTTTAGTGAAAGGTCcacttcattattttttttatatgcacTACTAATATTAAAGAATTTACTAAATCAATGAAGACTTGAAGCTCAATTCCCACACTAAGTATTGGAAATTGTAACTTAGTAACAAGTACTATTTCTCGACTCATTCATATTAATCCACCTCACGGCCTCTTGACTATTGGCTTCAATTAATATTACGTACGTGATTGCAAAATGaagaacagaaaaataaataaataaagaaagaaagaaaacgtaCGTGTTATACCAAGACAAACAATTCCTAGCTAGTACTGCAGATTCTTTCTTATCCTACATATAGCCAATATATAGGGACATATAATTGAAGAAAATCATACCTATATTAATACGATTTTCCAGGGCATGAGGAGTATCACCAATGGCCAAAATTGGCAAGGCCTAGTATAAGGCATCATGCATGAGTCACAAAATTAGTTGAATTGGATCAGCTAATGTCTGGAATTAAATAGATCACTTATTGAATTGCGTAATCGGCGGGGCTTTCATATTTAGTTCCTATCTCACATATAGGATCGAATGGCAACAACTCTAGACACAGTCAGagacaaatattttaaacagcTAACGCTTGGCAATTAATATAATAAGGTTTTGTTTCTTAGGACCTGTTTGGAGTTGCGTTAAgagttttaaaaagtgtttaaatattcttaaaagctctttataatgaaaaaaattaggtCGCTTGTGTACTacatattaaaacacttttaatattaaataaactaaaaagtacatttgaggaattttctcaaacgtattttttcaaataatgcggaacgtaattcaaattttaaaaaaactgttaATAGATGAAAATATCCAtataactttaaaataattacaactttcaaacttttaagaatatgatcataatacttaaaaatttaaataatcgtcatttctatcttagaaaatatttttttaatttgtttctacataaacgtaacatgtttgaaagtgttttaaacatatggttaccAGACagtaactaaattttaaatagtaaaacttattacttaatttataagttataagtcATAAAATCATAAGTTATATTGTCTACCGCAAGTTCAAACATGTACTTAAATTAGCTTTCCATGACATgaattgctttaaaaaaaaatgacatgaaTTGCTTGTTAacaacgattatatatatatatgatctaagGCTGCATTATTTTACATATATCACATTCTTCATGAAGGTCATAGAAATTACGACGCTATGCTTATTAGCATTACTTTTAAAAAGCATTGACGAGTCAacaatcttatatatattatcatcaaaCGAGTGGAATAAATTAAAGGAGGAAAGAACCAAAGAATATCGAGATGCATGATAGCCACATATATAGTTCAACAAAACTACATGACCACATGAGCTAGCATTGGCAAGCCGAATAGTATCTGACAGTTAAAAGTGGAGATGTCTTCAGAACTTTGGAGAGATTGATTAATAAGGTTACTGAGGAGATCAAAGAATTAATGGCAGATAGCGGTGTTTGCAATCTGCTTGACAAGCTGCTTGCTTGCTTTGCTGAAAACGTGGTGCAACTCTTGATAGGGGATCCGGAAGACGTTCTGAATCTGAGAGGAGAACTAGAGCGTATGAGAGCATTCCTGAAGGTTGCAGATGCTTCGGAAGAAAGTGACGTAGAATTCAAAGTCCTGGTTAAGCAAATAAGAGAGATCGCTCATGAAACTGAAGATGCGCTCGATGAATTCATGCTTCTTCAAGTACATGATCGTGCAGATGGATTATATGGGGCTATCCACAAATTCTCTTGTTGTATCAAGAACATTAAAGCTCGTTATCGTATTATTTCTGAATTACAAGCCATCAGATCCAGAATAAAAAATCTTTGCCATGTTCACGGGAGTCTGCTTCCCAGATTCACCAGAATCCAACAAGGTACTTCGGGCTCCACTAGTGCAGAAAATACATGGCAACACCGTCGAGGCGATGCTCTTCTTCTAGAAAAGACTGATTTGGTGGGGATCGATGAACCTAAGCAGCAGCTGGTGGAGTGGCTGGTGGAGGGTGACAATAGACGTGAAGTGATTTCTGTGGCTGCAATGGGAGGAATGGGGAAAACTACGTTGGCAAAGCAAGTCTACGATGATGAAGAAGTGAAGAAACATTTCAAAAGGCGCGCTTGGGTCACTGTTTCTCAATCTTTCAAGATAGAAGAACTCCTCAAAAACATGATTCGACACTTGCAGACCAGTTCCAGAGGATTGGAAAACATGAACAACGACCGGCTGAGGAGAATAATCAAGGACTTGCTCAAGAAAAGCAGGTACTTGGTGGTTCTAGATGATGTGTGGCACTTGAATGAATGGGATGTTCTCAAATATGCCTTGCCCGACAACAACTGTGGCAGCCGAGTAATGCTCACTACACGTAATGCTGGTGTGGCCTCCAGTACCTCTTCCGGTGTGGAATCTGTAGGTAAGGTTTACAACTTGAAGCCTTTGTCCCCAATGGAATCTTGGGATCTTTTCTGTAAGAAAACCTTTCAAGGGAATGCATGCCCTACTTATTTGAAGGATATCTGTCAATATACTTTAAGAAAGTGTGAGGGACTGCCCCTTGCAATTGTTGCAATCAGTGGCGTTTTGGCATCAAAAGACACCCGTAGGATTGACGAGTGGGATATCGTTGGCCGTAGTCTTGGGGCTGAAATTGATGGCAATGACAAACTGCAGGATCTGAAGAAAGTACTTTCGCTAAGTTTCAACGACTTGCCTTACTACCTAAAAGATTGTTTCTTGTACTTGAGCATCTTCCCAGAGGACCATAGGATCGAGCAAATGAGGCTGATTCGGTTATGGATAGCGGAGGGATTAGTCGAAGCCAAAGAAGGGAAAGCACTGGAAGAAGTTGCGGAGGACTACCTCAACGAACTCTTGAATAGAGGTCTGTTGCAAGTGGCATCCTTAACCAGCGATGGGAGGGTCAAAACGTATCGCATCCATGACGTGCAGCGGGAGATAATTGTGTCAAAGTCTAGAGATCAGAACTTCACCTCCATTGCTAAAGATCAGAACGTGATGTGGCCGGATAAGGTTCGACGCCTATCTATACATAACACACTGCAAAACGTACAAGAAAACAGGTCTGTTTCTCGACTCCGTTCTTTGTTCATGTTTCGGGTGGTAGAAAAGCTGAACATTCAAAGCTTGTTTCCTGGTGGTTTTAAGCTGCTAAATGTTTTAGATCTGCAAAAATCACGTTTAAAAAGGTTTCCAATTGATGTTGACAACCTGGTTTATTTGAAATATCTAAGCTTGAAGGACACCGAGGTTAAA
Coding sequences within it:
- the LOC122316258 gene encoding disease resistance protein RPM1-like isoform X1 is translated as MADSGVCNLLDKLLACFAENVVQLLIGDPEDVLNLRGELERMRAFLKVADASEESDVEFKVLVKQIREIAHETEDALDEFMLLQVHDRADGLYGAIHKFSCCIKNIKARYRIISELQAIRSRIKNLCHVHGSLLPRFTRIQQGTSGSTSAENTWQHRRGDALLLEKTDLVGIDEPKQQLVEWLVEGDNRREVISVAAMGGMGKTTLAKQVYDDEEVKKHFKRRAWVTVSQSFKIEELLKNMIRHLQTSSRGLENMNNDRLRRIIKDLLKKSRYLVVLDDVWHLNEWDVLKYALPDNNCGSRVMLTTRNAGVASSTSSGVESVGKVYNLKPLSPMESWDLFCKKTFQGNACPTYLKDICQYTLRKCEGLPLAIVAISGVLASKDTRRIDEWDIVGRSLGAEIDGNDKLQDLKKVLSLSFNDLPYYLKDCFLYLSIFPEDHRIEQMRLIRLWIAEGLVEAKEGKALEEVAEDYLNELLNRGLLQVASLTSDGRVKTYRIHDVQREIIVSKSRDQNFTSIAKDQNVMWPDKVRRLSIHNTLQNVQENRSVSRLRSLFMFRVVEKLNIQSLFPGGFKLLNVLDLQKSRLKRFPIDVDNLVYLKYLSLKDTEVKTIPRTIGKLQYLETLDLKHCRVTELPVEILKLHRLRHLLVYHFKLESYEVFHSRYGFKVQGNIGALRSLQKLCFIEANQGGGAIMVELGKLYQLRRLGIVKLRKEDGKSLCSSLKKLSNLLALSLTSIEEEEILDLQHLSSPPPLIQRVYLRGRLETLPPWIPLLHGLVRLYLKWSRLKEDPLVLLQKLPNLVHLELLQVYEGDTLYFRKGGFNKLKVLGLDQFNKLRCVQVEVGAMPLVEKLIIQRCQLLKMVPVGIQYLTKLKVLEFFDMPVEFIQTLRPDVKDSDYWKVAHIPEVYSTNWREGGWEVNTLDLCDGENSPGPSATTTTSHDLESRWK
- the LOC122316258 gene encoding disease resistance protein RPM1-like isoform X2, which codes for MADSGVCNLLDKLLACFAENVVQLLIGDPEDVLNLRGELERMRAFLKVADASEESDVEFKVLVKQIREIAHETEDALDEFMLLQVHDRADGLYGAIHKFSCCIKNIKARYRIISELQAIRSRIKNLCHVHGSLLPRFTRIQQGTSGSTSAENTWQHRRGDALLLEKTDLVGIDEPKQQLVEWLVEGDNRREVISVAAMGGMGKTTLAKQVYDDEEVKKHFKRRAWVTVSQSFKIEELLKNMIRHLQTSSRGLENMNNDRLRRIIKDLLKKSRYLVVLDDVWHLNEWDVLKYALPDNNCGSRVMLTTRNAGVASSTSSGVESVGKVYNLKPLSPMESWDLFCKKTFQGNACPTYLKDICQYTLRKCEGLPLAIVAISGVLASKDTRRIDEWDIVGRSLGAEIDGNDKLQDLKKVLSLSFNDLPYYLKDCFLYLSIFPEDHRIEQMRLIRLWIAEGLVEAKEGKALEEVAEDYLNELLNRGLLQVASLTSDGRVKTYRIHDVQREIIVSKSRDQNFTSIAKDQNVMWPDKVRRLSIHNTLQNVQENSLKDTEVKTIPRTIGKLQYLETLDLKHCRVTELPVEILKLHRLRHLLVYHFKLESYEVFHSRYGFKVQGNIGALRSLQKLCFIEANQGGGAIMVELGKLYQLRRLGIVKLRKEDGKSLCSSLKKLSNLLALSLTSIEEEEILDLQHLSSPPPLIQRVYLRGRLETLPPWIPLLHGLVRLYLKWSRLKEDPLVLLQKLPNLVHLELLQVYEGDTLYFRKGGFNKLKVLGLDQFNKLRCVQVEVGAMPLVEKLIIQRCQLLKMVPVGIQYLTKLKVLEFFDMPVEFIQTLRPDVKDSDYWKVAHIPEVYSTNWREGGWEVNTLDLCDGENSPGPSATTTTSHDLESRWK